The region CGTGCACATCGAGGTCACGCAGGGCCACCTCGACGAGGTCGGCGAGGCGCTGGCCGCCGTACCGGAGATCATCGAGGCGTTCTCGATCACGGGCGGCGGCGATCTGCTCACCCGGGTCGTGGCGCGCGACAACGCCCACCTGGAGGACGTGATCCAGGCGCTCATCAGCATGCCCGGTGTCGTCCGCACCCGCACCGAGGTGGCCCTGCGCGAGCGGGTTCCGCACCGGGTGCTGCCGCTGGTGGAGTCGATCGGGCGTGCAGCCAGAAGCTGACGGGTGGCACAGGGGTGATCGGCCGCGCTCGGCCCTCGCTTGGCATCCTGGACCCCATGAGCACTCTCGGCCGCACCTCGGTCATCTTCGATCTCGACGGCACACTCGTGGACAGCGAGCCGAACTATTTCGAGGCCGGCCGCCAGACGCTCGCCGAGCAGGGCATCACCGACTTCACCTGGGCCGAGCACGAGCGCTACGTCGGTATCAGCACCCGGGAGACGGTGGCGCTCTGGCAGGAGCGCTACGGCTTGCGGCCCCCGCTGGACGCCCTGCTCGCCGACATGAACCGCCGCTATCTGGAGCTGGCACGCGCCGCCACGCACGTGTACCCGGAGATGCGGAAGTTCGTGGAACTGCTGGCCGCCGAGGGCGCCTCGATGGCCGTGGCCTCGGGCTCCTCGCCCGCCGCCATCGAGGCGATCCTGACGGGCACCGGCCTGGCCGCCCATCTGACGACCGTCGTCTCGGCCGACGAGGTCGCGCACGGCAAGCCCGCCCCGGACGTCTTCCTCGAGGCGGCGCGCCGTCTGGAGGCCGACCCGGCGGACTGCGTGGTCCTGGAGGACGCCGCTCCGGGCGCCGCCGCCGCACACGCGGCCGGGATGCGCTGCATCGCCGTCCCGTACGTCGCCGCACAGGCCGACGACCCGGAGTTCGCCACGGCAGGGCTGCTCCTGCGCGGCGGTCAGCGCGAGTTCACCGCACAGACCGCGTGCGACTGGCTCACTCGCCCGGCCTCGGCTTCCTGAGCCGCGGCCACGGCTCGACTGCTTGCCGTGTCCGGTGTCGGCTCAGGAGACGTCCGTCGAAGGAGGTGTCAGGTGTCGTCGCCGAGCTCGGCCCCGAGGTGTCGGACTGGGACGTCGGCGACGAGGTGTACGGGCTGATCCCGTTCACCGCCAAGCCGGCCCGGCTCGACCACGACCACGCGACGATGGGCACCCGCTCGCTGCCGCTGCCGTCGAGGCTGTCGGTCCAGGTCGCGTCCCAGTCCAGTTCGTCCGGCGTGATGGACGCGGACCGCACCCCGACCAGGACCTCTCCCCGGCCCGGCACCGGACGCGGGGCGATCTCGTACGTCAGCTGCTCGGGGCCGCCCCGTCGGTGGCCGCGCACCGCGTGCATGGTGTCCATTCCAACCTCCCAGGTCGCGCCGGCCGGGCACCGGCGGTACCTCCAGGGTGGTCGACCCGCGCACCTCGCGCTTGAGTCCTTCGACCGCACGCGCCTTTCTCAGGCTGCCTCCCGCGCCCGCGCCGCACCGGTCCCCCGCCCGCCCCCGTCACGGTGGATCGGTGTTCTGGAGCCGGTCAGTGGAGCGCCTGTCCCGCCCTCCCGGGCCGCGACGATCTCCGCCGCGATGGACAGCGCGGTCTCCTCCGGCGTACGGGCCCCGAGGTCGAGCCCGATCGGAGATCTCAGGCGGGCCAACTCCCGCTCACCGAGGCCGACTTCGCGCAGCCGCCGCTCACGGTCCTCGTGCGTGCGGCGTGACCCCATGGCGCCGACGAACGCCACCGGCAACCGCAGGGCCGCCTCCAGCAGTGGTACGTCGAACTTGGCGTCGTGGGTGAGCACGCACAGGACCGTGCGGTCGTCGGTCACGGTGCGTCGGAGGTAGCGGTGCGGCCAGTCGACCACGATCTCGTCGGCGTCGGGGAAGCGGACCCGGGTGGCGAAGACCGGGCGGGCGTCGCACACGGTCACGTGATAGCCGAGGAACCTGCCCACCCGTACCAGCGCCGTCGCGAAGTCCACGGCGCCGAAGACGATCATTCGGGGCGGTGGCACGCTCGACTCGACGAGCAGGGTCACGCCACCCGGGCAGCGCGCGCCGTCCTCCGACAGTTCGAGGGTGCCGGTGCGGCCCGCCGCCAGCAGGGCACGAGCCTCGGCCACCGCCGTGCGGTCCAGCTCCGGCCGACCGCCGAGGCTCCCCTCGTGGGAGACGCCCGGGCCGCCCGCGTACGACGTGGACGTCCCGGAGGAGTCGAACGAGCCGGAGGAGTCGGACGAGCCGGAGGAGTCGGACGAGCCGTCGGGGCGGACGAACAGCACCCTCCCCAGCAGTTCCGCCGGTCCCCGGGCCACCCGG is a window of Streptomyces sp. NBC_00271 DNA encoding:
- a CDS encoding Lrp/AsnC family transcriptional regulator, which produces MAVDELDTRILRLLLEQPRTSVREYARTLGVARGTLQARLDRLERDGVITGTGPSLSPAALGHPVLAFVHIEVTQGHLDEVGEALAAVPEIIEAFSITGGGDLLTRVVARDNAHLEDVIQALISMPGVVRTRTEVALRERVPHRVLPLVESIGRAARS
- a CDS encoding HAD family hydrolase — translated: MSTLGRTSVIFDLDGTLVDSEPNYFEAGRQTLAEQGITDFTWAEHERYVGISTRETVALWQERYGLRPPLDALLADMNRRYLELARAATHVYPEMRKFVELLAAEGASMAVASGSSPAAIEAILTGTGLAAHLTTVVSADEVAHGKPAPDVFLEAARRLEADPADCVVLEDAAPGAAAAHAAGMRCIAVPYVAAQADDPEFATAGLLLRGGQREFTAQTACDWLTRPASAS
- a CDS encoding XdhC family protein is translated as MLDIADELNRWAEEGRDFAVATVVSVGGSAPRGPGAALAVDSGGTAIGSVSGGCVEGAVYDLCVQALQDGRTVRERFGYSDEDAFAVGLTCGGVIEVLVTPVRADAAERPVYAAALAAASRGEAAAVARVARGPAELLGRVLFVRPDGSSDSSGSSDSSGSFDSSGTSTSYAGGPGVSHEGSLGGRPELDRTAVAEARALLAAGRTGTLELSEDGARCPGGVTLLVESSVPPPRMIVFGAVDFATALVRVGRFLGYHVTVCDARPVFATRVRFPDADEIVVDWPHRYLRRTVTDDRTVLCVLTHDAKFDVPLLEAALRLPVAFVGAMGSRRTHEDRERRLREVGLGERELARLRSPIGLDLGARTPEETALSIAAEIVAAREGGTGAPLTGSRTPIHRDGGGRGTGAARAREAA